Within Leptospira sp. WS39.C2, the genomic segment ATCGTCAAACCTTAAGGGAGTAACTTCTTTTGGATGAGGGAGACAAATTTTGTTTCCTCTTCCTCGTAATTTAATTTTTGAATTCCACCTAATGGATTTAATCGGACTGCTTGGTTCCACGAATTTGATTCTAAGTCTTCCCATATTTTAATGCCAAATCGACCATATTCACTTCGTATCCAAGACATTAGTTGTGTTTTTGTTTCAACATTTTTGTCTTTTCTAGTTGGGTAATTTAGGATGTACGATAATAAATCTTCGATTCCTTTTTTTTTCACAACTGAAGTTTTGAAAATTGGGGGTAAAGATTGGTCAGGAAGGATGTCTTTGATGAATTCCAATGTGGATTGGAGCATATAATAGCTCGAATTTGCTAAGGATTCTTCATCACACTTATTGATGATGAATGCTTCCGGTACTTCCATGATCCCAGATTTCATAAACTGTACTTGGTCACCACCGAGAGGTTGCATCACAAGAAATGATATATCCGATACCAAGGAAACAGAGATTTCATTTTGCCCTATCCCTACCGTTTCAATAAAAACATAATCAAAAATTTTA encodes:
- a CDS encoding protein kinase; translated protein: MPKSLTDSTETFSQLVSEALLGEKFPIAKIISKIETENNLGFRESLFKEIQSQKPNVKEGLTIGITGTPGAGKSSLLGELCRLFLSFAPDKKMAIVAIDPSSNVSGGSILGDRTRVTLPRRDTRIYFRSQPSQLELGGLNPYTYHVLRFLRKIFDYVFIETVGIGQNEISVSLVSDISFLVMQPLGGDQVQFMKSGIMEVPEAFIINKCDEESLANSSYYMLQSTLEFIKDILPDQSLPPIFKTSVVKKKGIEDLLSYILNYPTRKDKNVETKTQLMSWIRSEYGRFGIKIWEDLESNSWNQAVRLNPLGGIQKLNYEEEETKFVSLIQKKLLP